Proteins from a single region of Urocitellus parryii isolate mUroPar1 chromosome 4, mUroPar1.hap1, whole genome shotgun sequence:
- the LOC113195117 gene encoding olfactory receptor 5B17-like gives MVHKHSDLTAVSTMFSAPFLFLFATGQLLISPATLENRTEVTEFILLGLTSAPELQVALFIMMSLIYLINVVGNLRMIISILLDSHLHTPMYFSWGTCLWQISVTLQRSLPQSWLDSFQKISYNACVAQAFLFGAFGGMENLFLATMAYDRYAAVCEPLHYTTTMTTRVCACLAAGCYLGGFLNASIHVGETFSLFFFILVSYMFIFITILRMLSDTGYQKVLSTCASHLTAVSIFCGTVIFMYLQPSPSHSMDTDKVASVFYTMVIPILNPVVYSLRNKEVRSAFKKSY, from the exons ATGGTACATAAACATTCTGATCTCACTGCAGTCTCTACTATGTTCAGTGCCCCATTTTTGTTCCTCTTTGCTACGGGGCAACTCCTGATTTCCCCAGCAACACTGGAGAACAGAACAGAAGTGACCGAGTTCATCCTGCTAGGACTCACCAGTGCCCCAGAATTACAAGTGGCCCTCTTTATCATGATGAGCCTCATATACCTCATCAATGTGGTTGGGAACTTGCGGATGATCATATCGATCCTCTTGGACTCTCATCtccacactcccatgtacttTTCCTGGGGAACCTGTCTCTGGCAGATTTCTGTTACTCTTCAGCGGTCACTCCCACAGTCATGGCTGGACTCATTCCAGAAAATTTCCTACAATGCCTGTGTAGCTCAGGCCTTCTTGTTTGGAGCCTTTGGTGGTATGGAAAATTTATTCTTGGCCAcaatggcctatgaccgctatgctGCAGTGTGTGAGCCCCTGCACTACACCACCACCATGACAacacgtgtgtgtgcgtgtctgGCTGCAGGCTGCTACCTGGGAGGTTTCCTGAATGCCTCCATCCATGTTGGGGAAACATTCAGTCTCTTCTTCT TTATCTTGGTATCCtacatgtttatatttatcaCCATCCTAAGGATGCTCTCAGATACAGGATACCAGAAGGTTTTGTCCACCTGTGCCTCTCACCTCACTGCAGTCTCCATTTTCTGTGGGACTGTTATCTTCATGTACTTACAGCCCAGCCCCAGTCACTCCATGGACACAGACAAAGTTGCCTCCGTGTTCTACACTATGGTCATCCCCATACTGAACCCTGTGGTCTACAGCCTCAGGAACAAGGAGGTCAGGAGTGCTTTCAAAAAAAGTTATTAg
- the LOC113195147 gene encoding olfactory receptor 5B17-like, translating to MKNITGVSEFILLGVTSAPELQLPLFTVFTLIYLITLVGNLGMILLIMLDSRLHTPMYFFLSHLSLVDFGSSSTVTPKVMAGLLTGNKMISYSSCASQMFFFVFFATVNNYLLASMAYDRYTAVCKPLHYSTIMTNTVCSRLAIGCYIFGFLNASLQTGDTFCLSFCMSNVVHHFFCDIPAVRILACSNKHMGELVLVLMSSFHIVFALLIILISYLYLFITILKMRSGEGYKKALSTCAAHLVAVSTFYGTIIIMYLKPSSSHSMDTDKFTSVFYTIVIPMLNPVVYSLRNKEVKNAFTQVVQKAKRALG from the coding sequence ATGAAGAACATCACAGGAGTGAGTGAATTCATCCTGCTGGGAGTAACCAGTGCCCCAGAACTTCAGCTGCCTCTTTTTACGGTTTTCACACTTATCTACCTCATCACTCTGGTGGGGAACCTGGGGATGATCCTGCTGATCATGTTGGACTCCCGTCtccacactcccatgtactttttcctcagTCACCTGTCTCTGGTGGACTTTGGTTCCTCCTCAACTGTCACTCCCAAGGTCATGGCTGGGCTCCTCACAGGAAACAAGATGATATCCTATAGTTCATGTGCTTCTCAGATgttcttttttgtattctttgCCACAGTGAACAACTACCTCTTGGCTtcaatggcctatgaccgctacaCAGCCGTGTGTAAGCCCTTACATTACTCCACTATCATGACAAACACTGTGTGCTCTCGTCTGGCCATAGGATGCTACATCTTTGGTTTTTTAAATGCTTCTTTGCAAACTGGAGACACGTTCTGCCTCTCTTTCTGTATGTCCAACGTGGTCCATCACTTCTTCTGTGATATTCCCGCAGTCAGGATTCTGGCTTGCTCTAATAAACATATGGGTGAACTGGTTCTTGTTCTTATGTCAagttttcatattgtttttgcACTTCTTATCATCTTGATTTCCTACTTATACTTGTTTATCACCATTTTGAAGATGCGCTCAGGTGAGGGGTACAAGAAGGCTTTGTCCACCTGTGCTGCTCACCTGGTTGCAGTCTCCACATTTTATGGGACCATCATCATCATGTACTTAAAGCCAAGTTCCAGTCACTCCATGGACACTGACAAATTCACATCTGTGTTCTACACCATAGTCATCCCCATGCTGAACCCTGTggtctacagcctgaggaacaaagAAGTTAAGAATGCATTTACACAGGTTGTTCAGAAGGCAAAACGTGCTCTAGGTTAA
- the LOC113195119 gene encoding olfactory receptor 5B12-like has translation MSPKDIKTGHRGSHSQLITLVGNLGMILMILLDSRLHTPMYFLLSHLSLVDCVYSSAVTPKVMAGFLTGDKIISYNACAAQMFFAGFVTVESFLLASMALDRHAAVCKPLHYTTTMTSTVCVLMVTTSYACGLLQASVHAAFTFHLSFCLSNVVNHFFCDIPPLLALSCSNIYTNEIVLFILAAFDTFFLTLLVIILSSYLFILVAILSLHSSEGQKKAFSTCGSHLTAVSIFYGTIVFMYLQPNSSHSMNTDKMASVFYTMIIPMLNPLVYSLRNKEVNSAFRKVVGKAKSSLGLVC, from the coding sequence ATGAGTCCAAAAGACATAAAAACAGGCCACCGTGGCAGCCACAGTCAGCTCATCACTCTGGTTGGGAACCTGGGCATGATCCTGATGATCCTGCTGGACTCCCGTCtccacactcccatgtacttTCTCCTCAGTCACCTGTCTCTGGTGGACTGCGTTTATTCTTCAGCTGTCACTCCCAAGGTCATGGCGGGGTTTCTCACAGGAGATAAGATCATTTCCTACAATGCTTGTGCAGCCCAGATGTTCTTTGCAGGCTTTGTCACTGTTGAGAGTTTCCTGCTGGCCTCGATGGCCTTGGATCGCCATGCAGCCGTGTGTAAGCCCCTGCACTACACCACCACCATGACGAGCACTGTGTGTGTCCTGATGGTCACCACCTCCTATGCCTGTGGGCTTCTGCAGGCTTCTGTCCATGCAGCCTTCACATTCCATCTCTCCTTCTGTCTTTCCAATGTGGTCAATCACTTTTTCTGTGACATTCCCCCACTTCTGGCTCTTTCTTGCTCTAATATCTATACAAACGAGATTGTGCTTTTCATATTGGCAGcatttgatactttttttttaactctcttgGTCATCATCTTGAGCTCTTACCTGTTCATTTTGGTTGCTATTCTGAGTTTGCATTCATCTGAGGGACAGAAGAAGGctttctccacctgtgggtcccATCTCACAGCTGTTTCCATCTTCTATGGAACCATCGTCTTCATGTACTTACAGCCAAATTCCAGCCACTCCATGAACACAGATAAAATGGCATCTGTGTTCTACACGATGATcatccccatgctgaaccccctGGTCTACAGCTTGAGGAACAAAGAGGTCAACAGTGCATTCAGGAAGGTTGTTGGAAAAGCAAAGTCCTCACTAGGCTTAGTCTGTTAA